The Apis cerana isolate GH-2021 linkage group LG12, AcerK_1.0, whole genome shotgun sequence genome window below encodes:
- the LOC107993271 gene encoding sodium leak channel NALCN isoform X2 yields MMLGRKQSLKGEPVLADYGPEESLNESADIEWVNKLWVRRLMRSCALISLASVCLNTPKTFEKVPPLQYFTFVCDLIITFLFTAEMIAKMHIRGILKRDKSYLKDHWCQFDGSMVIFLWLSIILQMFEMLGFALELSYVSILRAPRPLIMIRFLRVFLKFSMPKARINQIFKRSSQQIYNVTLFFLFFMSLYGLLGVQFFGELKNHCVLNTTTDPTNITINSLAIPDTFCSTDPESGYQCPEGMTCMKLQLSKYIMGFNGFDEFATSIFTVYQAASQEGWVFIMYRAIDSLPAWRAVLYFSTMIFFLAWLVKNVFIAVITETFNEIRVQFQQMWGVRGHISNNTASQILTGDDNGWKLVTLDENKHGGLASPICHAILRSPHFRMVVMFVILANGITTATMSFKHDEKPRHTYYDNYYYAEIAFTIFLDLETLFKIWCLGFRSYYKHSIHKFELLLAIGTTIHIIPFFYLSGFTYFQVLRVVRLIKASPMLEDFVYKIFGPGKKLGSLIIFTMCLLVISSSISMQLFCFLRNFTKFETFPEAFMSMFQILTQEAWVDVMDETMLRTHETMAPLVAMYFILYHLFVTLIVLSLFVAVILDNLELDEDIKKLKQLKFREQSAEIKETLPFRLRIFEKFPDSPQMTCLHKVPSDFNLPKVRESFMRQFVFEMENEENEGVKKINETFDSKMIYRKQRPVKILNNPPKVRNVVTSLKKAAVIYIINDSNNQRLLLGDSAMIPVPGKGLLKPQGTVSSAKQLRFDQKKSIRRSVRSGSIKLKQTYEHLMENGDIGGINRVSSSRSRPHDLDIKLLQAKRQQAEMRRNQREEDLRENHPFFDTPLFAVPRESKFRKICQSLVYARYDTNVKDPLTGKERKVQYKSLHNFLGLVTYLDWVMIFATTMSCISMMFETPRYRVMEIPALQIAEYGFVIFMSIELALKILADGLFFTPKAYIKDVASVLDVFIYVVSLVFLCWMPKSVPPNSGAQLLMILRCVRPLRIFTLVPHMRKVVYELCRGFKEILLVSTLLILLMFIFASYGVQLYGGRLARCNDPTILKREDCVGVFMRRVFVTKMKLQPGENESYPSILVPRVWANPKRFNFDNIGDALMALFEVLSFKGWLDVRDVLIKALGPVHAIYIHIYIFLGCMIGLTLFVGVVIANYSENKGTALLTVDQRRWCDLKKRLKIAQPLHLPPRPDGKKFRAFIYDITQNIYFKRFIAVMVLINSSLLCVSWRIEEEHTEALATVSTILTLIFLVEVIMKNIAFTPRGYWQSRRNRYDLLVTVVGVIWIVIHCTMKNDLSYVIGFMVVILRFFTITGKHTTLKMLMLTVGVSVCKSFFIIFGMFLLVFFYALAGTIIFGTVKYGEGIGRRANFESPVTGVAMLFRIVTGEDWNKIMHDCMIQPPYCTPAANYWETDCGNFHASLIYFCTFYVIITYIVLNLLVAIIMENFSLFYSNEEDALLSYADIRNFQNTWNVVDNHQKGFIPVKRVKFILRLLKGRLETDPQKDRLLFKHMCYELEKLNNGEDVTFHDVINMLSYRSVDIRKALQLEELLAREEFEYIIEEEVAKQTIRNWLEGCLKKIRASGKQQNSLVAGLRANTEQVQQQEHIEEKGKETVKEEEIETKDSDGTRHKIKKPVVLPRSDSIGSGSGRKYLTPTLSDPASIRCEKDKNAVPKKKNNRPPPMPKNNLPHLTESTEQSRQQRETINAKAIVSKPSNIMLEVREWWKEQLAYSSESSEDEV; encoded by the exons ATGATGTTGGGGCGTAAGCAGAGCCTCAAAGGGGAACCTGTCTTGGCTGATTATGGCCCAGAGGAATCCCTCAATGAGAGCGCTGATATAGAATGGGTAAATaag TTATGGGTGAGAAGGCTGATGAGATCTTGTGCTTTGATATCTTTAGCTTCTGTTTGCTTGAATACTccaaaaacttttgaaaaagttCCTCCACTTCAGTATTTTACCTTTGTTTGTgacttaattattacatttttatttactgcTGAAATGATTGCCAAGATGCATATAAGGGGTATATTGAAg AGggataaatcttatttaaaagatcATTGGTGCCAATTTGATGGAAGCATGGTTATCTTTCTTTggttatctataatattacaaatgtttGAAATGTTAGGTTTCGCTTTAGAACTTAGTTACGTTTCAATATTACGCGCGCCACGTCCATTAATTATGATACGCTTTTTACGAGTTTTTCTAAAGTTTTCTATGCCAAAAGCtagaattaatcaaattttcaa GCGTTCAAGTCAACAGATATATAATGtaactcttttctttcttttcttcatgtCTCTTTATGGTCTTTTAGGCGTTCAGTTTTTTggtgaattaaaaaatcattgtgTTCTTAATACTACTACAGATCCAacaaatataactataaatagtTTAGCCATTCCTGATACTTTTTGTTCTACTGATCCTGAATCAGGATATCAATGTCCAGAGGGAATGACTTGTATGAAActtcaattatcaaaatatattatgggTTTCAATGGATTTGATGAAtttg ctaCAAGTATTTTTACAGTCTATCAAGCTGCATCACAAGAAGGATGGGTTTTTATTATGTACCGCGCAATAGATAGTTTACCTGCTTGGCGTGCAGTTCTTTATTTTAGtacaatgatatttttcttagcATGGCTtgtgaaaaatgttttcatagCAGTTATCACAGaaacttttaatgaaattcgaGTTCAGTTTCAACAAATGTGGGGTGTTAGAGGACATATTAGCAATAACACAGCATCACAa atattaactGGTGATGACAATGGTTGGAAATTGGTAACCttagatgaaaataaacaCGGAGGTTTAGCTTCTCCTATATGTCATGCCATTCTCAGATCTCCTCATTTTCGTATGGTGGTAATGTTTGTAATTTTGGCAAATGGTATTACCACTGCAACTATGAGCTTCAAACATGATGAGAAACCAAGGCATAcgtattatgataattattattatgctgAGATtgcatttacaatatttttagatcTAGAAACATTGTTCAAAATCTGGTGTCTTGGATTTCGCAGTTATTATAAGCATtcaattcataaatttgaattgttattaGCAATTGGTACAACCATACATATTATTCCATTCTTCTATCTTTCTGGATTCACATATTTTCAG gtTCTTAGAGTAGTTAGACTTATCAAGGCATCACCAATGCTTGaagattttgtatataaaatatttggtcCTGGGAAAAAATTAGGAAGCctcattatttttactatgtGTCTATTAGTCATATCATCGAGTATTTCTatgcaattattttgttttcttcgcaatttcacaaaatttgaaacatttccagag GCATTTATGTCCATGTTTCAAATCTTAACACAAGAAGCTTGGGTAGATGTTATGGATGAAACAATGTTAAGAACACATGAAACAATGGCTCCTCTTGTTgctatgtattttattttatatcatctttttgttacattg attGTGTTAAGTTTATTTGTCGCCGTAATTTTGGATAATCTTGAATTGGATGAAGACATTAAGAAactgaaacaattaaaattccgTGAACAAAGTgcggaaataaaagaaactttaCCATTCAGATTGcgaatatttgagaaatttccTGATAGTCCTCAAATGACATGCTTACATAAAGTACCATCAGATTTTAATCTTCCAAAA gTTCGTGAAAGTTTCATGAGACAATTTGTatttgaaatggaaaatgaagaaaatgaaggagtaaagaaaataaatgaaacttttgattcaaaaatgatatatagaaAACAACGTccagtaaaaattttaaataatccacCTAAAGTAAGAAATGTTGTTACCAGTCTTAAAAAAGCAgctgttatttatattataaa tgaTTCCAACAatcaaagattattattaggtGATTCCGCTATGATACCAGTACCAGGAAAAGGTCTTCTAAAACCACAAGGCACTGTTAGTAGCGCTAAACAACTTCGTTTTGatcaaaaaaa gTCAATTAGAAGAAGTGTTCGTAGTGGatcaatcaaattaaaacaaacatatGAACATTTGATGGAAAATGGTGATATTGGTGGAATAAATAGAGTTAGCTCTTCTCGCAGTAGACCGCATGATttggatattaaattattacaagctAAACGACAACAAGCCGAAATGCGAAg AAATCAACGCGAAGAAGATTTACGTGAGAATCATCCGTTTTTTGATACACCACTGTTTGCAGTACCACGTGAAAGTAAATTCCGTAAAATTTGTCAATCACTTGTTTATGCAAGATATGATACAAATGTGAAAGATCCTTTAactggaaaagaaagaaaagttcaatataaaagtttaca caaTTTTCTTGGTTTGGTCACATATCTTGATTGGGTAATGATTTTTGCTACTACTATGTCTTGTATTTCTATGATGTTTGAAACACCACGCTATCGCGTAATGGAAATTCCAGCATTACAAATTGCAGAATATGGttttgtgatttttatgaGTATTGAATTAGCTCTAAAGATTTTAGCAGATGGATTATTTTTCACACCAAAAGCCTATATCAAAGATGTCGCTTCTGTTTtagatgtttttatttatgtt GTTAGCCTTGTGTTTCTTTGTTGGATGCCGAAAAGCGTGCCACCAAATTCAGGTGCACAACTTCTAATGATTTTACGTTGTGTTAGACCATTAAGAATCTTCACTCTTGTACCACACATGAGAAAAGTTGTTTACGAATTATGTAGAGGATTCAAAGAGATTTTGttg gtaTCTACTCTATTGATTTTACTGATGTTTATATTTGCAAGTTATGGTGTACAGCTTTATGGGGGTAGATTAGCACGTTGTAATGATCCTACTATTTTGAAACGAGAAGATTGTGTTGGAGTATTTATGAGAAGAGTATttgtaacaaaaatgaaattgcaacCAGGCGAAAATGAGAGTTATCCATCTATATTAGTACCACGTGTTTG ggCCAATcctaaaagatttaattttgataatattggtGATGCATTAATGGCACTTTTTGAAGTACTTTCTTTTAAAGGATGGCTTGATGTTAGAGATGTTCTTATTAAAGCTCTTGGTCCa gtTCAtgctatttatattcatatttatattttcctggGTTGTATGATTGGTTTAACTCTGTTTGTGGGTGTTGTCATTGCTaattattctgaaaataaaggAACTGCCTTACTTACAGTTGATCAAAGACGATg GTGTGATTTAAAAAAGCGATTAAAAATTGCACAACCGTTACATTTACCACCTAGACCAGATGGAAAGAAATTTAGAGCATTTATCTATGATATCActcaaaatatctattttaaaagatttattgcaGTTATGGTGCTTATAAACAGTTCTCTTCTATGTGTCTCT TGGAGAATCGAGGAAGAACACACGGAAGCACTCGCTACGGTGTCCACGATTCTGACACTCATCTTCCTCGTGGaagtaattatgaaaaatattgcttttacACCACGTGGCTATTGGCAGTCCAGAAGAAACAGATATGATTTGCTCGTGACAGTTGTCGGTGTTATTTGGATCGTCATTCATTGTACAATGAAG AATGATTTGTCATACGTAATCGGCTTTATGGTTGTGATTCTTAGATTCTTTACAATCACTGGCAAACATACAACTCTCAAAATGTTGATGTTAACAGTTGGAGTATCTGtttgtaaaagtttttttattatatttggcaTGTTCCTCCTTGTTTTCTTCTATGCACTAGCTGGTACGATTATCTTTGGAACTGTAAAATATGGTGAAGGTATAGGAAG gcGTGCAAATTTTGAGTCACCTGTAACTGGAGTTGCAATGCTCTTCCGTATTGTCACAGGTGAagattggaataaaataatgcatGATTGCATGATACAACCACCATATTGTACTCCTGCTGCTAATTATTGGGAAACTGATTGTGGCAACTTTCAtgcttctttaatatatttttgtactttCTATGtcattattacttatattgttttaaatcttCTAGTTG ctattattatggaaaacttttctttattttattcaaatgaagAAGATGCTTTATTATCTTATGctgatattagaaattttcaaaacactTGGAATGTTGTTGACAATCATCAAAAGGGTTTTATACCTGTGAAACGG GTGAAgtttattttacgattattaaaagGTAGATTAGAGACTGATCCACAAAAGGATCGTCTTCTTTTTAAACATATGTGCTATGAACTAGAAAAGTTGAATAATGGGGAAGATGTTACTTTTCATGATGttatcaa taTGTTATCTTATCGTTCAGTTGATATTCGAAAAGCTCTTCAGCTTGAAGAATTATTGGCGAGagaagaatttgaatatattattgaagaaGAAGTTGCTAAGCAAACAATCAGAAATTGGCTAGAAGGttgtctaaaaaaaattcgtgcgAGTGGG AAGCAACAAAATAGTCTTGTAGCAGGTCTTCGCGCTAATACCGAACAGGTTCAACAGCAAGAACATatagaagagaaaggaaaagagactgtcaaagaagaagaaatt
- the LOC107993271 gene encoding sodium leak channel NALCN isoform X1 yields MMLGRKQSLKGEPVLADYGPEESLNESADIEWVNKLWVRRLMRSCALISLASVCLNTPKTFEKVPPLQYFTFVCDLIITFLFTAEMIAKMHIRGILKLQRDKSYLKDHWCQFDGSMVIFLWLSIILQMFEMLGFALELSYVSILRAPRPLIMIRFLRVFLKFSMPKARINQIFKRSSQQIYNVTLFFLFFMSLYGLLGVQFFGELKNHCVLNTTTDPTNITINSLAIPDTFCSTDPESGYQCPEGMTCMKLQLSKYIMGFNGFDEFATSIFTVYQAASQEGWVFIMYRAIDSLPAWRAVLYFSTMIFFLAWLVKNVFIAVITETFNEIRVQFQQMWGVRGHISNNTASQILTGDDNGWKLVTLDENKHGGLASPICHAILRSPHFRMVVMFVILANGITTATMSFKHDEKPRHTYYDNYYYAEIAFTIFLDLETLFKIWCLGFRSYYKHSIHKFELLLAIGTTIHIIPFFYLSGFTYFQVLRVVRLIKASPMLEDFVYKIFGPGKKLGSLIIFTMCLLVISSSISMQLFCFLRNFTKFETFPEAFMSMFQILTQEAWVDVMDETMLRTHETMAPLVAMYFILYHLFVTLIVLSLFVAVILDNLELDEDIKKLKQLKFREQSAEIKETLPFRLRIFEKFPDSPQMTCLHKVPSDFNLPKVRESFMRQFVFEMENEENEGVKKINETFDSKMIYRKQRPVKILNNPPKVRNVVTSLKKAAVIYIINDSNNQRLLLGDSAMIPVPGKGLLKPQGTVSSAKQLRFDQKKSIRRSVRSGSIKLKQTYEHLMENGDIGGINRVSSSRSRPHDLDIKLLQAKRQQAEMRRNQREEDLRENHPFFDTPLFAVPRESKFRKICQSLVYARYDTNVKDPLTGKERKVQYKSLHNFLGLVTYLDWVMIFATTMSCISMMFETPRYRVMEIPALQIAEYGFVIFMSIELALKILADGLFFTPKAYIKDVASVLDVFIYVVSLVFLCWMPKSVPPNSGAQLLMILRCVRPLRIFTLVPHMRKVVYELCRGFKEILLVSTLLILLMFIFASYGVQLYGGRLARCNDPTILKREDCVGVFMRRVFVTKMKLQPGENESYPSILVPRVWANPKRFNFDNIGDALMALFEVLSFKGWLDVRDVLIKALGPVHAIYIHIYIFLGCMIGLTLFVGVVIANYSENKGTALLTVDQRRWCDLKKRLKIAQPLHLPPRPDGKKFRAFIYDITQNIYFKRFIAVMVLINSSLLCVSWRIEEEHTEALATVSTILTLIFLVEVIMKNIAFTPRGYWQSRRNRYDLLVTVVGVIWIVIHCTMKNDLSYVIGFMVVILRFFTITGKHTTLKMLMLTVGVSVCKSFFIIFGMFLLVFFYALAGTIIFGTVKYGEGIGRRANFESPVTGVAMLFRIVTGEDWNKIMHDCMIQPPYCTPAANYWETDCGNFHASLIYFCTFYVIITYIVLNLLVAIIMENFSLFYSNEEDALLSYADIRNFQNTWNVVDNHQKGFIPVKRVKFILRLLKGRLETDPQKDRLLFKHMCYELEKLNNGEDVTFHDVINMLSYRSVDIRKALQLEELLAREEFEYIIEEEVAKQTIRNWLEGCLKKIRASGKQQNSLVAGLRANTEQVQQQEHIEEKGKETVKEEEIETKDSDGTRHKIKKPVVLPRSDSIGSGSGRKYLTPTLSDPASIRCEKDKNAVPKKKNNRPPPMPKNNLPHLTESTEQSRQQRETINAKAIVSKPSNIMLEVREWWKEQLAYSSESSEDEV; encoded by the exons ATGATGTTGGGGCGTAAGCAGAGCCTCAAAGGGGAACCTGTCTTGGCTGATTATGGCCCAGAGGAATCCCTCAATGAGAGCGCTGATATAGAATGGGTAAATaag TTATGGGTGAGAAGGCTGATGAGATCTTGTGCTTTGATATCTTTAGCTTCTGTTTGCTTGAATACTccaaaaacttttgaaaaagttCCTCCACTTCAGTATTTTACCTTTGTTTGTgacttaattattacatttttatttactgcTGAAATGATTGCCAAGATGCATATAAGGGGTATATTGAAg TTACAGAGggataaatcttatttaaaagatcATTGGTGCCAATTTGATGGAAGCATGGTTATCTTTCTTTggttatctataatattacaaatgtttGAAATGTTAGGTTTCGCTTTAGAACTTAGTTACGTTTCAATATTACGCGCGCCACGTCCATTAATTATGATACGCTTTTTACGAGTTTTTCTAAAGTTTTCTATGCCAAAAGCtagaattaatcaaattttcaa GCGTTCAAGTCAACAGATATATAATGtaactcttttctttcttttcttcatgtCTCTTTATGGTCTTTTAGGCGTTCAGTTTTTTggtgaattaaaaaatcattgtgTTCTTAATACTACTACAGATCCAacaaatataactataaatagtTTAGCCATTCCTGATACTTTTTGTTCTACTGATCCTGAATCAGGATATCAATGTCCAGAGGGAATGACTTGTATGAAActtcaattatcaaaatatattatgggTTTCAATGGATTTGATGAAtttg ctaCAAGTATTTTTACAGTCTATCAAGCTGCATCACAAGAAGGATGGGTTTTTATTATGTACCGCGCAATAGATAGTTTACCTGCTTGGCGTGCAGTTCTTTATTTTAGtacaatgatatttttcttagcATGGCTtgtgaaaaatgttttcatagCAGTTATCACAGaaacttttaatgaaattcgaGTTCAGTTTCAACAAATGTGGGGTGTTAGAGGACATATTAGCAATAACACAGCATCACAa atattaactGGTGATGACAATGGTTGGAAATTGGTAACCttagatgaaaataaacaCGGAGGTTTAGCTTCTCCTATATGTCATGCCATTCTCAGATCTCCTCATTTTCGTATGGTGGTAATGTTTGTAATTTTGGCAAATGGTATTACCACTGCAACTATGAGCTTCAAACATGATGAGAAACCAAGGCATAcgtattatgataattattattatgctgAGATtgcatttacaatatttttagatcTAGAAACATTGTTCAAAATCTGGTGTCTTGGATTTCGCAGTTATTATAAGCATtcaattcataaatttgaattgttattaGCAATTGGTACAACCATACATATTATTCCATTCTTCTATCTTTCTGGATTCACATATTTTCAG gtTCTTAGAGTAGTTAGACTTATCAAGGCATCACCAATGCTTGaagattttgtatataaaatatttggtcCTGGGAAAAAATTAGGAAGCctcattatttttactatgtGTCTATTAGTCATATCATCGAGTATTTCTatgcaattattttgttttcttcgcaatttcacaaaatttgaaacatttccagag GCATTTATGTCCATGTTTCAAATCTTAACACAAGAAGCTTGGGTAGATGTTATGGATGAAACAATGTTAAGAACACATGAAACAATGGCTCCTCTTGTTgctatgtattttattttatatcatctttttgttacattg attGTGTTAAGTTTATTTGTCGCCGTAATTTTGGATAATCTTGAATTGGATGAAGACATTAAGAAactgaaacaattaaaattccgTGAACAAAGTgcggaaataaaagaaactttaCCATTCAGATTGcgaatatttgagaaatttccTGATAGTCCTCAAATGACATGCTTACATAAAGTACCATCAGATTTTAATCTTCCAAAA gTTCGTGAAAGTTTCATGAGACAATTTGTatttgaaatggaaaatgaagaaaatgaaggagtaaagaaaataaatgaaacttttgattcaaaaatgatatatagaaAACAACGTccagtaaaaattttaaataatccacCTAAAGTAAGAAATGTTGTTACCAGTCTTAAAAAAGCAgctgttatttatattataaa tgaTTCCAACAatcaaagattattattaggtGATTCCGCTATGATACCAGTACCAGGAAAAGGTCTTCTAAAACCACAAGGCACTGTTAGTAGCGCTAAACAACTTCGTTTTGatcaaaaaaa gTCAATTAGAAGAAGTGTTCGTAGTGGatcaatcaaattaaaacaaacatatGAACATTTGATGGAAAATGGTGATATTGGTGGAATAAATAGAGTTAGCTCTTCTCGCAGTAGACCGCATGATttggatattaaattattacaagctAAACGACAACAAGCCGAAATGCGAAg AAATCAACGCGAAGAAGATTTACGTGAGAATCATCCGTTTTTTGATACACCACTGTTTGCAGTACCACGTGAAAGTAAATTCCGTAAAATTTGTCAATCACTTGTTTATGCAAGATATGATACAAATGTGAAAGATCCTTTAactggaaaagaaagaaaagttcaatataaaagtttaca caaTTTTCTTGGTTTGGTCACATATCTTGATTGGGTAATGATTTTTGCTACTACTATGTCTTGTATTTCTATGATGTTTGAAACACCACGCTATCGCGTAATGGAAATTCCAGCATTACAAATTGCAGAATATGGttttgtgatttttatgaGTATTGAATTAGCTCTAAAGATTTTAGCAGATGGATTATTTTTCACACCAAAAGCCTATATCAAAGATGTCGCTTCTGTTTtagatgtttttatttatgtt GTTAGCCTTGTGTTTCTTTGTTGGATGCCGAAAAGCGTGCCACCAAATTCAGGTGCACAACTTCTAATGATTTTACGTTGTGTTAGACCATTAAGAATCTTCACTCTTGTACCACACATGAGAAAAGTTGTTTACGAATTATGTAGAGGATTCAAAGAGATTTTGttg gtaTCTACTCTATTGATTTTACTGATGTTTATATTTGCAAGTTATGGTGTACAGCTTTATGGGGGTAGATTAGCACGTTGTAATGATCCTACTATTTTGAAACGAGAAGATTGTGTTGGAGTATTTATGAGAAGAGTATttgtaacaaaaatgaaattgcaacCAGGCGAAAATGAGAGTTATCCATCTATATTAGTACCACGTGTTTG ggCCAATcctaaaagatttaattttgataatattggtGATGCATTAATGGCACTTTTTGAAGTACTTTCTTTTAAAGGATGGCTTGATGTTAGAGATGTTCTTATTAAAGCTCTTGGTCCa gtTCAtgctatttatattcatatttatattttcctggGTTGTATGATTGGTTTAACTCTGTTTGTGGGTGTTGTCATTGCTaattattctgaaaataaaggAACTGCCTTACTTACAGTTGATCAAAGACGATg GTGTGATTTAAAAAAGCGATTAAAAATTGCACAACCGTTACATTTACCACCTAGACCAGATGGAAAGAAATTTAGAGCATTTATCTATGATATCActcaaaatatctattttaaaagatttattgcaGTTATGGTGCTTATAAACAGTTCTCTTCTATGTGTCTCT TGGAGAATCGAGGAAGAACACACGGAAGCACTCGCTACGGTGTCCACGATTCTGACACTCATCTTCCTCGTGGaagtaattatgaaaaatattgcttttacACCACGTGGCTATTGGCAGTCCAGAAGAAACAGATATGATTTGCTCGTGACAGTTGTCGGTGTTATTTGGATCGTCATTCATTGTACAATGAAG AATGATTTGTCATACGTAATCGGCTTTATGGTTGTGATTCTTAGATTCTTTACAATCACTGGCAAACATACAACTCTCAAAATGTTGATGTTAACAGTTGGAGTATCTGtttgtaaaagtttttttattatatttggcaTGTTCCTCCTTGTTTTCTTCTATGCACTAGCTGGTACGATTATCTTTGGAACTGTAAAATATGGTGAAGGTATAGGAAG gcGTGCAAATTTTGAGTCACCTGTAACTGGAGTTGCAATGCTCTTCCGTATTGTCACAGGTGAagattggaataaaataatgcatGATTGCATGATACAACCACCATATTGTACTCCTGCTGCTAATTATTGGGAAACTGATTGTGGCAACTTTCAtgcttctttaatatatttttgtactttCTATGtcattattacttatattgttttaaatcttCTAGTTG ctattattatggaaaacttttctttattttattcaaatgaagAAGATGCTTTATTATCTTATGctgatattagaaattttcaaaacactTGGAATGTTGTTGACAATCATCAAAAGGGTTTTATACCTGTGAAACGG GTGAAgtttattttacgattattaaaagGTAGATTAGAGACTGATCCACAAAAGGATCGTCTTCTTTTTAAACATATGTGCTATGAACTAGAAAAGTTGAATAATGGGGAAGATGTTACTTTTCATGATGttatcaa taTGTTATCTTATCGTTCAGTTGATATTCGAAAAGCTCTTCAGCTTGAAGAATTATTGGCGAGagaagaatttgaatatattattgaagaaGAAGTTGCTAAGCAAACAATCAGAAATTGGCTAGAAGGttgtctaaaaaaaattcgtgcgAGTGGG AAGCAACAAAATAGTCTTGTAGCAGGTCTTCGCGCTAATACCGAACAGGTTCAACAGCAAGAACATatagaagagaaaggaaaagagactgtcaaagaagaagaaatt